The Medicago truncatula cultivar Jemalong A17 chromosome 4, MtrunA17r5.0-ANR, whole genome shotgun sequence genome includes a region encoding these proteins:
- the LOC25479522 gene encoding transcription factor MYB13, whose translation MARTPSCDKISGMRKGTWTAEEDRKLIAYVTRYGFWNWRQLPKFAGLSRCGKSCRLRWLNYLRPNIRRGNFTKDEEELIIRMHKKLGNKWSTIAAELPGRTDNEVKNHWHTSLKKRAIDNIVTNEETKSTKSKDIIESTQGRDISNYQITPPDSSQISNNNGPLSPFSSSSEISSTSSDDFGFLDSFIKDVDISFWLHDISNTPSGIVQNNNNDATTNNAFLVSPGNSSNESFVMDNDFGSFLDAYNESTVDSFWTQPYEADMYHVPRQMLTSLPMESEYFSIVYDDDIWS comes from the exons ATGGCTAGAACTCCTTCTTGTGACAAAATTAGTGGAATGAGGAAAGGGACTTGGACTGCTGAAGAAGATAGGAAATTAATTGCTTATGTTACTAGATATGGTTTCTGGAATTGGCGCCAACTTCCCAAGTTTGCAG gTCTTTCAAGGTGTGGGAAGAGTTGTAGATTGAGGTGGCTGAATTATCTAAGGCCTAATATCAGAAGAGGGAACTTTACTAAAGATGAAGAGGAGTTGATTATCAGAATGCATAAAAAGCTTGGGAATAAATGGTCAACCATTGCTGCCGAGTTACCTGGAAGAACAGATAATGAAGTGAAGAACCACTGGCACACTTCCCTCAAGAAGAGAGCTATAGATAACATTGTCACAAATGAAGAAACTAAATCCACCAAATCAAAAGACATAATTGAATCCACACAAGGGAGAGATATATCGAATTACCAAATTACCCCTCCAGATAGTTCCCAAATCTCAAACAACAATGGCCCTTTATCCCCATTTTCATCATCTAGTGAAATCTCTTCCACCTCTTCAGATGATTTTGGGTTTCTGGATTCATTTATAAAAGATGTGGATATAAGCTTTTGGCTTCATGATATTTCCAACACACCAAGTGGAATAGTgcaaaacaataataatgatgCTACCACTAACAATGCTTTTTTAGTGTCTCCCGGAAATTCGTCCAATGAAAGTTTTGTTATGGATAATGATTTTGGAAGCTTTTTAGATGCTTACAACGAATCAACAGTTGATAGTTTTTGGACACAACCGTATGAGGCTGACATGTACCACGTTCCAAGACAAATGCTGACATCTTTGCCGATGGaatctgaatatttttctatagtatatgatgatgatatttGGAGTTGA